TTTCGCCGGTTACCGCGGGTTCCTCGCCCAGCAAGGCGATTACCTCAACCGTCCAAAGCTGGTACGCCGGGGCCAACTACGGCTTGAGCATCCGAGGCACCGAAGGATTCACTCAAACGGGCTTTCGCCTGGCCTCGGCCGAGTACAGCACCGCCAGCCGCCGGCCAACGCTGGTCATCGACTATCTTCTGGCCGCCATCACGGGAACTCCCTCTCCGGGCGTGCTGGACCTGGGCAGCGTGGGCGCCGGCGGACCGCCGCTGGCGCTTGGCCTGGCGGTTGAGAATACTCTCGACGCGGGATCCAACCTGATCCTGAGTGGCATTACCGGGCTGGGCAATGGGTTCAGCCTTCAGGGCGGCAACGCCAACGCCACCCTCGTCGGCGACGGGGTCTCCGGTAGCGGGCCGGACCTCGAAAACCTTATGTTCAGCTTCGATCCGACCGGATTGGCCGAGGGCAACTACTCCACCGATATCACCATCCACAGCAACGCCGGTGACCTGAATTACACGCTCAGTGCCATCGTCATTCCTGAGCCTGCGACAATGGTCCTGCTGGGCCTTGGCCTGGCCGGGGTGCTCCTCCGCAGGCGGCGGACCGCCGACTGATCGAGGTCCCAATGAAACTTGCAGTCCTGGTGCTCCTGGCGGTTGCAGTCTGCCCGCAACTGGCAGGGGCAACCGACTACTACGTCTCGACCAGCGGCTCCGACACAAACGCGGGCACGGCCGCCAACCCCTTCGCGACGATCCAGGCGGCCGCCAACGTCGCCCAGGCCGGCGACCGCGTCCTGATCCGCGGCGGGACCTATCGCGAGAGCGTCACGGTTCAGCATTCGGGCACGGCCGCGGCGCCGATCTCCTTCCAGGCCTGCGCGGGCGAGTTGGTGACAATCACCGGCCTGGATCCGGTCAGTACCACGTGGACGAGTTACAGCGGGCCGATCTATCAGACCGACATTTCGACACCGGTCAGCCAGGTCTTCGTCGACGGCAAGGCGATGAACCAGGCCCGCTGGCCCAACCCGGTTTACAACAACCCGCTGGATGCGAATATGGCGACGGTCAAGGCGGCCTCGGTGCATGCCGCCCCGGCGACCACCACCATCACCGACAGCGCCATCACCGCTCCCAGCGGCACCTGGACCGGCGCGAAAGTGGCCGTCACCTCCGGCAGCCAGTGGGTCACCTCCAGCGCCGCAGTCACCGGTCAGTCGGGCAGCACATTGTCGATCCAGTGGACCGGTTCGACCTCGTCGAGCTACAGCCCCAAGGCGGGCAATCCGTACTACCTCTACGGCACCGTGGCGGCCGTCGATGCCCAGAAGGAGTGGTATCACGATTCCACCGCCGGAAAGCTCTACTTCGTCGCCCCCGGCGGCGGCAGCCCGGCCACCCAGAACGTCGAAATCCGCACGCGCGACGTCGGCCTTGATATCGGCAATCAGTCTTATGTCACGGTCAGCGGCGTGCGGTTTCAGGCCGCGACGGTCAAGGCGGCCGGCGACCACAACACCATCACGAATTGCCAGATCCTCTACCCCAGCGCCCCGACAGATCCCGGCGGCTGGGCCAGTCCGGCCGGCGTGACCTTCAGCGGGCAGTACAACACTCTGAGCAACTCAGAGATCGCCTATTCCTATGGTGACGGCGTGACGCTGCAGAACTCGCACAACACGGTGCAAAACAACGTCATCCACGACGTGGACTGGTCTGGCACCGACGGGGCATTCGTGAAGACCTCCGGCGCCTCGGATAACACGATCATGCACAACACGATGTACAACGCCGGCCGAAGCGGCGTGCTCCACCGCGGCGCGACGCAGAACACCACCATCACCCACAACGACATCTCCCGCTATGGCAAACTGACGAAGGATCTCGGCGGCACCTACACCTGGGGCAGCACCGGCGAGGGCACAGAGATCGCCTACAATGTCGTCCACGACGCCGACTCGCCGGGACTGGCTGACGGGATCTACCTCGACAACTACAACTCCGGCACCACCGTCCACCACAACGTCGTCTACAACGTCGCCACTGGCATCCGCCTCAACACGCCCGCCTCCGACGATGTCATCGCCAACAACACCCTCTGGGGCGTCTCGGCCGCGATGGCCACCTATGCCGTCGACGGCGGCACGATGACCGGCTGCCAGACCTACAACAACCTCGCCAACCAGGGCACCTGGCTGGGCAACTCCAAGGGCAACAACCTCTCCACCACCACAAGCCCGTTCGTCTCGGCGGCGGCCGGGAACTTCCAGCTTCGCGACGGCGTCGCGGCAATCGACTACGGCCGCGTGATCGCCGGAATCACCGAAGGCTACACCGGCGCCGCCCCGGACGCCGGGGCGTTCGAGCGCGGTGTTGCGCCTTGGACCGCCGGGGCGAGCTTCACCTCATGGCTGGCGCCCAACCAGACCCGCGCATCGCTGGCAGCAGCTCTGTACGTCAAGCCCGACGGCACCCGTGTGACCACGGGCGACCTGGTAGCCGGCAACCCCAACTCCACCGCCGGCAGCGACAACCGCGCATTCCTGGTCTTCGACTTGTCCGATGCGCCGCAAGGCCGCAAGCTTCTGGCGGCCACGCTGCGGCTCTACCAGGCTGACGGTACGGGCAGCACCTACGGCAGCGTGAAACTGCACGAGGTTCTCTCGCAATGGACTGCCGCGACCGTGGCGTACAACCAATCCGTCGGGTCGGGCATGTCGTTCGGTTACGACGCGGCGAACCTGGACTTCTATCAGGACATCGACATCACGGCCATCGTACAGGCCTGGCTGGTCGACCCGTCGAGCAATCGCGGCCTGAGCCTCCGCGGCACGGAAGGCTTCTCGCTGACGGCCAAGTACTTCGGCGGCGCCTACGATGTGACCCCGCCGGAACTGGTGCTGACGTGGGAAAGCGTCCCCGTTCCCGAACCCGCCTCCGCAGTGCTTCTACTGATTGGCGGTCTTAGTGTTCTTTGCAGGAGTCCAGGGCATCTTCTGATGTCTGGGCGTTAGTCTTTCTTCGCCACGCTCGGGGGGGCAGGCCGGTGGCGGTCTTGATGTTGCGGATGAACTGCTCGATGGTGCCGTAACCGCAGGCCGCGGCGATGTCCTTGGCCATCAGGTCGGTGGCGGCCAGCAGCTTCTTCGCTTCCCGCAGCCGTCTCTGGCTCAAGAGGTTGCTGGGCGATCGGCCCAGATGCTTCTTGAAGGCCAGGTTCAGACCGACCATTGAGATTCCCACGCTGCGGGCGATGCTGCCCACGCTCAGGTTCCGGTCGCCAAAATCGTTTTGGATCATGTGCATCGCCCTGGCCACGCCCGCGTGCGGCACGGCCATCACGTCGCTGCTTTGCCGCACGATCACGCCCTTGGGCGGGACGATCAGGGGCCTGCGGGGGAGGCGGCCGCCGTTGAGCAGGCGGTCGAGCATGGCCGCGGCCTGGTAGCCCTGAGCGTGCCAGTCCATGTCCACGCTGGACAGAGGGATGATGCACCCCTTGCAGATCGGCTCCATGTTGTAGCAGGAGATGATGGCCACTTGGTCGGGCACGAGGATTCCCGCCGCTCGCAGGGCCGTCACCGCCTCGATGCCCGTCCAGTCGCTGTCGACCATCAGGCCCAGCGGCTTGGGCATCTGGCCGACACGCACGCCCAGCCAGCGGCGGAAACTCTCGAAGTCCCACGTGTACTCGCTGCCGCGGGCGGCCCAGTCCAGTTCGTGCAGCGCCGCCCCGCCCGCGCGGGCGGCTTGGATAAACCCCTTGCGCTGCTCGTTCAGCGCCCAGCTTTCGCCCATCCAGCAGTAGGTCAGGTTCCGAAAGCCCGCCGCCAGGAAGTGCTCGGCCGCCAGTCGCCCGCTGGCGCAAAAGTCCAGCAGCACGTACCCCGCGCGAACCACCGGGTGGGGCGGATAGGTCGCGCAGACGACGGGAACGCGCACGTCAGACCAGTCCGCCTCGTCGGCCCACAGCACTTGGCCGGCGATCACCGCCTCGGCTTGTGCCAGATGGATCTCGGCCGAGGGCTGAAGATTGCGCCGGTGAGAGAAGGTCAGGACCCACCCGGCCGATGCGGCGTATTCCAGGGCGCCCAAGGCCAGCGGGTGAAAGTGGTCCGTGTGCATGAACAGCACCCGTCGAGGCGAGGCGCTGACGGCCTTGGGGCGGCGCGTTTTCTTCATCGCAGGCTCCTTGTGGCGGTTCAGACGCATATTATAATAATGTCAAGTCCTGTTTATAACAACATATATTGTAAAAATACGGCTGCATGATATACTCAATACAGATAGGCGGTCATCTGCGCAAGACATCACCATGAGTTCTGAAAGGAAGGATACGGTTATGAAAAAGATGGCATGGGCATTCATCGCGACGGCCACACTCGTGCTTGCCGCGGGGACGGCGGCAAATGCGGCGTACTCGTACGGCTACGTGTGGGATCGCTCGGCCGATTTTGCTTTGGCGCCCATCACGAATCCCGACAATGACAGCCAAGGCAATGCCGTCTGGAGGTGCGCGTATTCGACGGGGGGCAGTTTCACGTACCAGAGCGGCGCGAAGTGGTATCAACAGACCGGCACGGCCCTGATATGGGATTCGTCGTGGTTTGGCGGGGGCGCAGTGTGGGCTCGCGCGAATGACAAGACCCCGGTTGCTTGGGGCTCAGCCATGGTTTACGCATCTCAGAGCGGTGT
This Planctomycetaceae bacterium DNA region includes the following protein-coding sequences:
- a CDS encoding DNRLRE domain-containing protein, with product MKSRVALAIGLLSVMDVSASAATITLTPNYDGFVAYNSVANWTGTTFDAGNWDSQVANRDSRAFIHFDLSGIPVGATITSATVTFYVTQKYNFGGLDLYKVNSAWTTAMAGSTIRALGVTSLGGLSPVTAGSSPSKAITSTVQSWYAGANYGLSIRGTEGFTQTGFRLASAEYSTASRRPTLVIDYLLAAITGTPSPGVLDLGSVGAGGPPLALGLAVENTLDAGSNLILSGITGLGNGFSLQGGNANATLVGDGVSGSGPDLENLMFSFDPTGLAEGNYSTDITIHSNAGDLNYTLSAIVIPEPATMVLLGLGLAGVLLRRRRTAD
- a CDS encoding substrate-binding domain-containing protein, coding for MKKTRRPKAVSASPRRVLFMHTDHFHPLALGALEYAASAGWVLTFSHRRNLQPSAEIHLAQAEAVIAGQVLWADEADWSDVRVPVVCATYPPHPVVRAGYVLLDFCASGRLAAEHFLAAGFRNLTYCWMGESWALNEQRKGFIQAARAGGAALHELDWAARGSEYTWDFESFRRWLGVRVGQMPKPLGLMVDSDWTGIEAVTALRAAGILVPDQVAIISCYNMEPICKGCIIPLSSVDMDWHAQGYQAAAMLDRLLNGGRLPRRPLIVPPKGVIVRQSSDVMAVPHAGVARAMHMIQNDFGDRNLSVGSIARSVGISMVGLNLAFKKHLGRSPSNLLSQRRLREAKKLLAATDLMAKDIAAACGYGTIEQFIRNIKTATGLPPRAWRRKTNAQTSEDALDSCKEH
- a CDS encoding right-handed parallel beta-helix repeat-containing protein, with translation MKLAVLVLLAVAVCPQLAGATDYYVSTSGSDTNAGTAANPFATIQAAANVAQAGDRVLIRGGTYRESVTVQHSGTAAAPISFQACAGELVTITGLDPVSTTWTSYSGPIYQTDISTPVSQVFVDGKAMNQARWPNPVYNNPLDANMATVKAASVHAAPATTTITDSAITAPSGTWTGAKVAVTSGSQWVTSSAAVTGQSGSTLSIQWTGSTSSSYSPKAGNPYYLYGTVAAVDAQKEWYHDSTAGKLYFVAPGGGSPATQNVEIRTRDVGLDIGNQSYVTVSGVRFQAATVKAAGDHNTITNCQILYPSAPTDPGGWASPAGVTFSGQYNTLSNSEIAYSYGDGVTLQNSHNTVQNNVIHDVDWSGTDGAFVKTSGASDNTIMHNTMYNAGRSGVLHRGATQNTTITHNDISRYGKLTKDLGGTYTWGSTGEGTEIAYNVVHDADSPGLADGIYLDNYNSGTTVHHNVVYNVATGIRLNTPASDDVIANNTLWGVSAAMATYAVDGGTMTGCQTYNNLANQGTWLGNSKGNNLSTTTSPFVSAAAGNFQLRDGVAAIDYGRVIAGITEGYTGAAPDAGAFERGVAPWTAGASFTSWLAPNQTRASLAAALYVKPDGTRVTTGDLVAGNPNSTAGSDNRAFLVFDLSDAPQGRKLLAATLRLYQADGTGSTYGSVKLHEVLSQWTAATVAYNQSVGSGMSFGYDAANLDFYQDIDITAIVQAWLVDPSSNRGLSLRGTEGFSLTAKYFGGAYDVTPPELVLTWESVPVPEPASAVLLLIGGLSVLCRSPGHLLMSGR